The proteins below come from a single Microbulbifer sp. Q7 genomic window:
- a CDS encoding metalloregulator ArsR/SmtB family transcription factor, with protein MNPVAFYKCLADDTRLRSLLLIAHEGELCVCELMEALSLSQPKISRHLAQLRQCALLNDRRQGQWVFYSLNPSLPEWARQVLETTLAENVTFISDNVQALAQLQQRPAREARCCPSRENNEQ; from the coding sequence TTGAATCCTGTCGCCTTTTACAAATGTCTCGCAGATGACACCCGTCTACGCAGCCTGTTGCTGATCGCCCATGAAGGGGAGCTGTGCGTTTGCGAGTTGATGGAAGCCCTGTCGCTAAGTCAGCCAAAGATCTCGCGGCACCTGGCGCAGTTGCGGCAATGCGCACTGTTGAACGACCGGCGGCAGGGCCAGTGGGTGTTCTACAGCCTCAACCCATCACTACCAGAATGGGCCCGGCAGGTGCTGGAAACCACCCTTGCCGAAAACGTTACCTTTATTTCCGATAACGTCCAGGCCCTGGCACAGCTACAGCAACGCCCTGCGCGGGAAGCGCGGTGCTGCCCATCGAGAGAGAACAATGAACAATGA
- a CDS encoding arsenate reductase ArsC produces the protein MKLLFICTHNRCRSILSEAITNHYGQGRLEARSAGSQPSGEVHPLSLQFLAEQGIPTDGLASKSWDDLDGWTPDAVITVCDSAAGEACPIWLNDTVKVHWGLSDPSKLEGSDAHKAEAFRQTIGKIKHRVERMLGARVDEQRGNKLREALTGLSTEEE, from the coding sequence ATGAAGCTTCTGTTTATCTGCACCCACAACCGTTGCCGCAGTATTCTGAGTGAGGCCATCACCAATCACTATGGACAGGGGCGACTGGAAGCGCGCAGTGCGGGCAGCCAGCCCTCCGGTGAGGTACACCCCCTGTCCCTGCAGTTTCTCGCAGAGCAAGGCATTCCTACCGACGGTCTTGCCAGCAAGTCGTGGGACGACCTCGATGGCTGGACACCGGATGCGGTCATCACCGTGTGCGACAGCGCCGCAGGCGAGGCCTGCCCGATCTGGCTCAACGATACCGTTAAAGTGCATTGGGGATTGTCCGATCCTTCCAAGCTCGAAGGCAGTGATGCGCACAAGGCCGAGGCGTTTCGCCAAACCATTGGAAAAATTAAGCACCGTGTAGAACGGATGCTGGGCGCACGCGTCGATGAGCAACGAGGTAATAAGTTGCGTGAAGCACTGACCGGACTGTCAACAGAGGAAGAGTGA
- a CDS encoding DUF2788 domain-containing protein, with product MSFETFEEYSLVLGIGGLILFMVFIVWDLAKESKAGRFGTFILFIALGLGLLGFVFKTVLVEIMGLGQ from the coding sequence ATGAGTTTTGAGACGTTTGAAGAGTATTCCCTGGTACTTGGCATCGGTGGCCTGATCCTGTTCATGGTGTTTATCGTGTGGGATCTGGCGAAAGAGTCCAAGGCCGGCCGCTTTGGTACCTTCATTCTGTTTATCGCCCTTGGTCTAGGTTTGCTGGGCTTTGTTTTTAAAACCGTTCTGGTCGAAATCATGGGATTGGGCCAGTAA
- the arsB gene encoding ACR3 family arsenite efflux transporter, whose protein sequence is MGIFERYLSLWVGLCILAGLLLGNLAPDVFQSIAGLEVAHVNLPVAIFIWLMIYPMMVQVDFSSIRHVGDKPKGLALTLVVNWLIKPFTMAALGWLFFRVIFADLVDPQTAQEYIAGMILLGVAPCTAMVFVWSQLTRGDANYTLVQVSVNDVIMIFAFAPIAALLLGVSDITVPWDTLVLSTVLYVLLPLIAGVLTRRALDSANDHSRLNAFLAKVKPLSIGGLLATVVLLFGFQAQTIIENPLAIVLIAIPLLIQTYGIFAISYAAARSMRLPHNIAAPACMIGTSNFFELAVAVAISLFGLHSGAALATVVGVLVEVPVMLSLVAFANRTRHWFKQSEESYEH, encoded by the coding sequence GTGGGTATTTTTGAACGCTATCTTTCCCTCTGGGTTGGCCTTTGTATTCTCGCAGGGCTTCTGCTCGGCAATCTTGCGCCCGACGTATTCCAGTCCATCGCAGGCCTGGAAGTCGCCCATGTCAATCTACCCGTGGCTATTTTTATCTGGCTGATGATCTACCCCATGATGGTGCAGGTGGATTTTTCCTCGATCCGCCATGTGGGCGACAAGCCGAAGGGCCTCGCGCTCACCCTCGTGGTGAACTGGCTGATCAAACCGTTCACCATGGCCGCGTTGGGCTGGCTGTTCTTTCGCGTCATTTTTGCCGATCTTGTGGATCCGCAAACGGCGCAAGAGTACATCGCCGGCATGATTCTCCTGGGGGTAGCCCCCTGCACGGCCATGGTATTCGTGTGGAGCCAGCTTACCCGGGGTGATGCGAACTACACCTTGGTGCAGGTCTCGGTCAACGATGTGATCATGATCTTTGCGTTTGCACCCATCGCAGCGCTGCTGCTGGGCGTCAGCGATATCACCGTACCGTGGGATACCTTAGTGCTTTCTACGGTGCTGTACGTTTTGCTTCCGCTGATTGCGGGTGTACTCACCCGCCGCGCACTGGATTCCGCCAATGATCACAGCCGGTTGAATGCATTTTTGGCGAAAGTAAAACCGCTCTCCATCGGAGGGCTGTTAGCGACGGTCGTACTCCTGTTTGGGTTCCAGGCGCAGACCATCATTGAAAACCCACTCGCCATCGTACTAATCGCCATTCCATTATTGATACAGACGTATGGCATTTTTGCCATCAGCTATGCAGCAGCGCGCAGTATGCGGCTCCCGCATAACATTGCGGCACCCGCCTGCATGATTGGCACATCCAATTTCTTTGAGCTCGCCGTCGCCGTCGCCATTTCCCTGTTTGGCCTGCACTCGGGCGCGGCGCTCGCGACAGTGGTTGGGGTGCTTGTTGAGGTCCCGGTCATGTTGTCGCTGGTCGCTTTTGCCAATCGGACGCGCCACTGGTTTAAACAGAGTGAAGAATCCTATGAACACTGA
- a CDS encoding hybrid sensor histidine kinase/response regulator, whose amino-acid sequence MPLFDHPELKVQKDRRVCRNTDTRIAKYSRRGMLFSLVAFAVAIAISDLRTTHPKLVLVLAIVLVLLTMVRGYYVFRFENLYATGPKRWRHRYFLASTLGAVWWGLILLCHVFLLGFAPATQFLWIYTVVFCASVASVFSPYHRFLTWFLAGSLVPAAIQGFLTADILGAIYGALTLAFVWLMAHQARRESENYWDRVAAMQALQQKASNLAAARKHSEAAVEVTNEFLANVGQEFRSQLSDTLGALALLEGDRLSDRQREWVRLAKNASNQQLKLVDNVGMFTRVARKDIQLRHAPFNLVRTMEKAFKFAARSAQRQRLEFNFQISDDLPVMVTGDNRKTAQLIRNLVDSATVIAQSGELWGEASFEPLSAEEGQLTLKLVDSGDGEILPDESELFGAFSRMDTTQVTTGLGLNIAKGLAEAMGGYLQLHSSADGNRYQAVIKFAIEPNQRIYLQPDRRLQDTEVLVLHQKGLFVSGIVQMLQSFGMEVVSKHWDDGSTEPMDHLLQAMDRGQLVVLAPAMGDGRMLSGVTQVISSTGSAPKKFPLLCLGGYGHKLEFGPLAAVEPEAQYLARPVTRKEVHDAVVIRLFGGIKKASRRVVGSNAEVNRKRRLLLIEESRQHLGVTEEMLQTLGYQVEVVAAVEDALVRLPDNSYDLLLVDCQQNTVHSAEIIEQLRHWESEYSPDDRLPIVALTSTTEEQFEGRCLAAGMDDYLTKPLSKDSLAETLERWLGE is encoded by the coding sequence ATGCCGTTATTTGATCACCCCGAACTCAAGGTCCAGAAGGATCGGCGGGTCTGTCGCAACACGGATACGCGCATTGCCAAGTATTCGCGTCGTGGGATGTTATTCAGCCTGGTGGCCTTCGCGGTAGCGATCGCGATCAGCGATCTCCGTACCACACACCCCAAGTTGGTTCTGGTGCTGGCTATCGTGCTGGTACTCCTGACCATGGTGCGGGGTTACTACGTTTTTCGCTTTGAAAACCTGTATGCGACCGGCCCCAAGCGCTGGCGCCATCGCTATTTCCTGGCGTCCACCCTGGGCGCGGTGTGGTGGGGCCTGATTTTGCTCTGTCACGTTTTCCTGCTCGGTTTTGCGCCGGCAACGCAGTTTTTGTGGATCTATACGGTTGTTTTCTGCGCAAGTGTGGCTTCGGTGTTTTCCCCCTATCACCGTTTTCTCACCTGGTTCCTTGCCGGATCACTGGTCCCAGCCGCAATACAGGGATTCCTGACCGCTGACATACTCGGTGCCATTTACGGTGCACTGACATTGGCATTTGTCTGGTTGATGGCCCACCAGGCGCGGCGCGAGTCGGAAAACTACTGGGACCGGGTGGCGGCGATGCAGGCGTTGCAGCAGAAGGCCAGCAATCTGGCGGCTGCCCGCAAGCACTCGGAGGCCGCGGTTGAGGTGACGAATGAGTTTCTGGCCAACGTCGGCCAGGAGTTCCGCAGTCAGCTATCCGATACCCTGGGCGCGCTGGCGCTGCTGGAGGGTGACCGGCTCTCGGATCGCCAGCGGGAATGGGTGCGTCTTGCGAAGAATGCCAGCAACCAGCAGTTGAAGCTTGTCGATAACGTGGGAATGTTCACCCGGGTTGCCCGCAAGGACATTCAATTGCGCCACGCGCCATTCAATCTGGTGCGCACCATGGAAAAAGCGTTCAAGTTTGCCGCGCGTTCCGCCCAGCGACAGCGCCTGGAATTCAATTTCCAGATCAGTGACGACCTGCCGGTAATGGTCACCGGGGACAATCGCAAAACCGCGCAGCTGATTCGTAACCTGGTAGATTCCGCTACAGTCATCGCGCAAAGTGGCGAGCTCTGGGGCGAAGCCAGTTTTGAGCCACTCAGCGCGGAAGAAGGGCAGCTCACACTCAAGCTCGTGGACAGCGGTGATGGTGAGATTCTGCCGGATGAATCCGAACTGTTTGGTGCCTTCTCGCGCATGGACACCACGCAGGTCACAACCGGTCTTGGGCTGAACATCGCCAAGGGGCTCGCAGAGGCGATGGGCGGGTATCTGCAACTGCACTCTTCTGCGGACGGCAACCGCTATCAGGCGGTGATTAAATTTGCGATTGAGCCCAATCAGCGCATTTACCTGCAACCCGATCGCCGGTTGCAGGACACTGAGGTTCTGGTTCTTCACCAAAAGGGACTGTTTGTTAGCGGTATCGTGCAGATGCTTCAGTCCTTCGGTATGGAAGTGGTCAGCAAGCACTGGGATGACGGCAGTACCGAGCCCATGGATCACCTCCTGCAAGCGATGGACCGTGGGCAGCTTGTTGTGCTGGCCCCCGCGATGGGCGACGGCCGTATGCTGAGTGGCGTTACCCAGGTGATCAGCTCGACGGGAAGTGCACCCAAGAAATTCCCGCTGCTGTGCCTGGGTGGTTATGGCCACAAACTGGAGTTTGGCCCACTGGCGGCGGTTGAGCCTGAAGCGCAGTATCTGGCGCGCCCGGTAACTCGCAAGGAGGTCCATGACGCGGTGGTAATCCGCTTGTTCGGCGGCATCAAGAAGGCCAGTCGCCGGGTTGTGGGCTCTAACGCAGAAGTGAACCGCAAGCGCAGGCTCCTGCTGATTGAGGAATCCCGGCAGCACCTCGGCGTGACGGAAGAAATGCTGCAGACACTTGGTTATCAGGTGGAAGTTGTCGCGGCAGTAGAAGATGCGCTGGTCCGCCTGCCGGATAACAGCTACGACCTGTTGCTGGTGGATTGCCAGCAGAATACCGTACACAGCGCAGAAATTATTGAGCAGCTGCGGCACTGGGAGAGTGAGTATTCTCCGGACGATCGCTTGCCGATTGTAGCCTTGACCAGTACCACGGAAGAACAGTTTGAAGGGCGCTGCCTGGCTGCGGGTATGGACGACTACCTCACCAAGCCCTTGAGTAAAGACAGTCTCGCGGAAACCCTCGAGCGATGGTTGGGAGAGTAG
- the gspM gene encoding type II secretion system protein GspM gives MKQTIEQWRQKWVALPPSDQRALAMLALFLGAIFIVFGLFKPAQAYFDNARAEAQQSRELVTWIEQQRPQLERVQRNMGGQSQAQGTLLQRVTAAANNHKVTIKRFEPEGDGRIRLWIDEARYQDLQPWLNTLLQQRFIIRSVSVDALGEEGMVSARLTLER, from the coding sequence ATGAAGCAAACGATCGAACAGTGGCGTCAGAAATGGGTGGCGCTCCCTCCCAGCGACCAGCGTGCACTGGCTATGCTGGCCCTGTTTCTCGGAGCGATCTTTATTGTCTTCGGGCTGTTCAAGCCGGCGCAGGCCTATTTCGACAACGCCCGCGCAGAAGCGCAACAGTCCCGGGAACTCGTCACCTGGATCGAACAGCAGCGTCCCCAGCTTGAGCGCGTGCAGCGCAATATGGGGGGGCAGTCGCAGGCACAGGGCACGCTCTTGCAGCGGGTCACTGCCGCGGCGAACAATCACAAGGTGACCATCAAGCGGTTCGAGCCGGAGGGCGATGGTCGTATCCGTCTGTGGATTGATGAGGCGCGCTATCAGGACTTGCAGCCCTGGTTGAACACCCTGCTGCAGCAGCGTTTCATCATCCGTTCGGTCAGTGTCGATGCGCTGGGCGAAGAGGGGATGGTGTCCGCGCGGCTGACTCTGGAGCGGTGA
- the gspL gene encoding type II secretion system protein GspL — translation MSQELKLLRLREPVAGSHSGDQVQTAGNLLLQCWRDNAWHAVATDAGFQAAFRNGISEPGYGESMPYPGHGEHPAASDGPDADALTFAPQDRVVLLLPGSWVWNGLENVPRAARRQSSAVGYMVEEQLADDVDELHFVCEPVAGDLCSVMAIASDKLAALKGQIDRLGWPVVAALPEYRILGDAGATSAVWFEGERAHFWLSVGKGLSVARPLAGVIAESLFAEDVAESEEAGPAQPEEVAPLRVYGDPTALELATLEQLTVLEPVNDAPEALFNPPLVAKTPGNLLTGDYQITLASGAGPWWRKPAIAVAACFVLQLLFYVGAGTYYKVQAGYADESARALFSEIFPGDRPSADLRRQIMGYLNQTSGGGGEFAGQLQQLSQVWTTAKPGELKLQSLRFDGNRGELVLQLRAANLGQLDAVVGKLGSGQFKAELLAANELEDGVSGRIRLR, via the coding sequence GGCTGCGTGAGCCTGTCGCGGGATCCCACAGTGGCGACCAGGTGCAGACAGCCGGCAACCTGCTGTTGCAATGCTGGCGCGATAACGCCTGGCACGCGGTGGCCACGGATGCGGGTTTCCAGGCAGCATTTCGCAATGGTATCTCTGAGCCTGGCTACGGGGAGTCTATGCCGTACCCTGGCCACGGCGAGCACCCAGCGGCGTCAGATGGCCCGGACGCGGATGCCCTGACCTTCGCCCCGCAAGATCGTGTGGTATTGCTGCTGCCCGGCAGCTGGGTGTGGAACGGACTTGAGAACGTACCCCGTGCCGCGCGCCGTCAGAGCAGCGCGGTTGGGTACATGGTGGAGGAGCAGCTCGCGGATGACGTGGACGAGCTGCACTTTGTTTGCGAGCCCGTTGCCGGTGACCTGTGCAGCGTGATGGCCATCGCCAGTGACAAGCTCGCCGCACTGAAGGGGCAGATAGATCGCCTCGGGTGGCCGGTGGTGGCCGCCTTACCGGAGTATCGGATTCTCGGCGATGCCGGCGCTACCTCGGCGGTGTGGTTTGAGGGCGAGCGCGCGCATTTCTGGCTGTCCGTGGGGAAAGGCCTCTCGGTAGCAAGACCGCTGGCTGGGGTTATTGCAGAGAGTCTGTTTGCCGAGGATGTTGCGGAATCGGAAGAGGCAGGGCCAGCACAGCCAGAGGAGGTCGCACCGCTGCGCGTGTACGGTGACCCCACCGCGCTCGAACTGGCCACCTTGGAACAGCTGACCGTGCTCGAGCCGGTCAATGATGCGCCGGAGGCTTTGTTTAACCCACCGCTGGTCGCAAAGACGCCGGGTAACCTGCTCACCGGGGATTACCAGATCACTCTCGCGTCGGGCGCCGGCCCTTGGTGGAGAAAGCCGGCCATTGCCGTTGCGGCGTGTTTTGTGTTGCAGCTGCTGTTTTATGTCGGTGCGGGCACCTATTACAAAGTGCAGGCCGGGTACGCCGACGAGTCCGCTCGTGCCCTGTTTAGCGAGATTTTCCCAGGCGATCGCCCCAGTGCCGATTTACGTCGCCAGATCATGGGCTACCTGAATCAAACATCCGGTGGTGGCGGAGAGTTTGCCGGCCAGTTACAACAGCTGAGCCAGGTCTGGACGACCGCAAAGCCCGGTGAACTCAAGCTGCAGTCTCTGCGGTTTGACGGTAATCGGGGCGAACTGGTGTTGCAGCTGCGTGCTGCCAACCTCGGTCAGCTCGATGCGGTGGTCGGAAAGCTGGGCAGTGGCCAGTTCAAGGCAGAGCTGTTGGCGGCCAATGAGCTCGAAGACGGCGTCTCCGGGCGGATCCGGCTGCGATGA
- the xthA gene encoding exodeoxyribonuclease III, which translates to MKVVSFNVNSIRARLHQMEALVESQSPDIIGLQETKVTDEDFPVDVIRDLGYEVIYFGQKTHYGVALLSRYPFIKKQYGFPTDPEDAQRRMVVGQFDIGADQPLTVLNGYFPQGESREHPIKFPAKQKYYADLESYLNTECDNQAPVLLIGDMNISPTDLDIGIGEANRKRWLRDGKCSFLPEEREWLQKIHDWGLVDTFRAQNPETDDLFSWFDYRSRGFDREPRRGLRIDLIMASKVLADKCVATGIDYDIRGMERPSDHAPVWAEFDI; encoded by the coding sequence ATGAAAGTAGTATCCTTTAACGTCAACAGCATTCGCGCACGCTTGCACCAGATGGAAGCGCTGGTCGAAAGCCAATCTCCCGATATTATCGGGCTACAGGAAACCAAGGTCACCGACGAAGACTTTCCTGTCGACGTCATTCGCGACCTGGGCTACGAAGTCATTTACTTCGGCCAGAAGACCCACTACGGGGTTGCCCTGCTCTCCCGTTATCCGTTTATCAAGAAGCAATACGGTTTCCCAACTGACCCGGAAGATGCACAGCGTCGCATGGTGGTCGGGCAGTTTGATATCGGTGCAGACCAGCCGCTCACCGTGCTGAACGGCTACTTTCCCCAGGGGGAAAGCCGGGAGCACCCGATTAAATTTCCGGCCAAACAAAAATACTACGCGGATCTCGAAAGCTACCTGAATACCGAGTGCGACAATCAGGCACCCGTGCTGTTAATCGGCGACATGAATATCTCGCCTACGGATCTCGACATTGGTATCGGCGAGGCCAATCGCAAACGCTGGCTGCGCGATGGCAAGTGCAGCTTCCTGCCGGAAGAGCGTGAGTGGCTGCAAAAAATCCACGACTGGGGGCTGGTGGATACCTTCCGTGCCCAGAACCCGGAGACTGACGACCTGTTTAGCTGGTTCGACTACCGCAGCCGCGGGTTTGACCGGGAGCCGCGCCGCGGCCTACGTATTGACCTGATTATGGCCTCGAAAGTACTGGCCGATAAGTGCGTTGCCACTGGGATCGATTACGATATCCGCGGTATGGAACGCCCTTCGGACCACGCACCGGTATGGGCAGAGTTCGACATCTGA
- the arsH gene encoding arsenical resistance protein ArsH: MPNLDNTCFHLTDHEQLQAPIRDTRPKILLLYGSLRKRSFSRLAAEEAQRILEALGAETKIFNPSGLPLPDDADAEHPKVKELRELASWSDGMVWSSPERHGAMTGIMKTQIDWIPLALEGVRPTQGKTLAVMQVCGGSQSFNAVNQMRILGRWMRMVTIPNQSSVPKAWLEFDDDDRMKPSSFYDRIVDVMEELMKFTLLLKDKRDYFTDRYSERKETSDEFRKRIDQRAQEK, encoded by the coding sequence ATGCCAAATCTTGATAACACCTGTTTCCACCTTACTGATCACGAGCAGTTGCAGGCACCCATTCGCGATACGCGGCCGAAAATTCTGCTGCTGTATGGATCCTTGCGAAAGCGCTCGTTCAGCCGCCTGGCGGCGGAAGAGGCACAGAGAATTCTCGAAGCACTCGGCGCGGAAACCAAGATTTTCAATCCGTCTGGATTGCCACTGCCGGATGATGCCGATGCGGAACACCCGAAGGTAAAAGAGTTGCGTGAGCTCGCCAGCTGGAGCGATGGTATGGTGTGGTCATCCCCGGAGCGGCACGGTGCCATGACCGGGATCATGAAAACGCAGATTGACTGGATCCCACTGGCGCTGGAAGGTGTTAGGCCCACCCAGGGAAAGACACTCGCGGTCATGCAGGTGTGCGGTGGCTCCCAGTCGTTCAATGCGGTTAACCAGATGCGCATCCTCGGTCGCTGGATGCGGATGGTTACCATCCCCAACCAGTCATCCGTGCCCAAGGCGTGGCTGGAATTTGATGATGATGACCGAATGAAGCCGTCCTCCTTCTATGATCGTATCGTGGACGTCATGGAGGAACTGATGAAGTTCACCCTGCTTTTGAAAGACAAGCGAGACTACTTCACTGATCGGTATTCCGAGCGAAAGGAAACCAGTGACGAATTCCGCAAACGCATCGACCAGCGTGCGCAAGAGAAATAA
- a CDS encoding acetyltransferase has translation MLLRDAESKHLIDVADIVTLANPYELTVVGRFLWGEEVQDPEVFDKAQLEFLSGEALPRCWHDSRYRDREVRRIKCGTRIEDSDYYQGA, from the coding sequence ATGCTGCTTCGCGATGCCGAGAGTAAACACCTGATTGATGTCGCCGACATCGTTACCCTTGCCAACCCTTACGAGCTGACGGTGGTCGGTCGATTTCTCTGGGGTGAGGAAGTGCAGGATCCGGAGGTGTTCGACAAGGCGCAATTGGAATTCCTCTCCGGTGAGGCGCTACCGCGCTGCTGGCACGACAGTCGTTACCGTGACCGGGAAGTTCGCCGTATCAAGTGCGGAACCCGCATCGAAGACAGCGACTACTATCAGGGCGCCTGA
- a CDS encoding carboxy terminal-processing peptidase, which translates to MLSNRIAALISGLSFSLLVLVSPVSLADNEDLKPHEDHGATAREIVSKLEMLHYNKLKVGDEMSTGLWDEYIDGLDPTKSYFLSSDISEFRQWRNKLDDDLKAGNVDRGFEIYNRYRLRISDRLNNILSQLENGLPKFDFTKDEFLELDREKSEWPQSISAADDLWRKRLKSSVLNLRLTGKSDDEIADLLKRRYKGQLKRLSQQNSDDVFELYMNSLTRLYDPHSNYLSPRSLENFNMSMSLSLEGIGAVLQMEDEYTKVARLVAGGPADRTGKIKPNDKIVAVGQDEEGEMVDVVGWRLDDVVDLIRGSAGTFVRLETIPTGGDGTHRTILIKRSKVKLEDQAAKKAIFEFSDGEENFKVGVINLPTFYIDFEAYRRRDPNYKSTTRDVARLLDELQKEGVDGIILDLRNNGGGSLQEATMLTDLFIDQGPVVQIRHANEQISRHNRSRSRAMYRGPLVVLINRLSASASEIFAGAIQDYNRGLVVGNQSFGKGTVQTMAPLKDGQLKITQSKFYRVSGDSTQHAGVSPDISMPQLIDSESVGESAYDTALPWDRIHAVRHAKYFNLKEMVPDLVRKHDKRTESDPDFIYLRAQFDHQTERANRKSVSLNEQARIQEREQMNQEMLALENRRREAKGLEPYESFEALEKSESEDVEPVGGPVEITLEDDPVLNEAGYIMADFIGLKKRASSPQVANFD; encoded by the coding sequence ATGCTTAGCAATCGAATAGCCGCACTGATTTCCGGCCTTTCCTTCTCTCTCCTGGTACTGGTTTCGCCAGTTTCCCTGGCCGACAACGAAGATCTCAAGCCGCACGAAGACCATGGTGCCACGGCCCGTGAGATCGTCAGCAAGCTCGAGATGCTGCACTACAACAAGCTCAAGGTGGGCGACGAAATGTCCACCGGGCTGTGGGACGAGTACATTGATGGTCTCGACCCGACCAAAAGTTACTTCCTGTCATCAGACATCAGTGAGTTTCGCCAGTGGCGCAACAAGCTGGATGACGATCTCAAGGCCGGTAACGTGGACCGCGGTTTCGAGATCTATAACCGCTACCGCCTGCGCATTTCTGATCGCCTGAACAACATTCTCTCGCAACTGGAAAACGGCCTGCCGAAGTTCGACTTCACCAAGGACGAGTTTCTGGAGCTTGATCGCGAAAAGAGCGAATGGCCCCAGTCCATCAGTGCCGCGGACGACCTGTGGCGCAAGCGCCTCAAGTCGAGCGTGCTGAACCTGCGCCTGACCGGTAAGAGCGATGACGAAATCGCCGATTTGCTGAAGCGCCGCTATAAAGGTCAGCTCAAGCGCCTCAGCCAGCAGAATTCGGACGATGTGTTTGAGTTGTATATGAACTCCCTCACCCGCCTGTACGACCCGCACAGTAATTACCTTTCCCCGCGCTCGCTGGAAAACTTCAACATGAGCATGTCGCTGTCCCTTGAGGGCATTGGCGCTGTATTGCAGATGGAAGATGAATACACCAAGGTTGCGCGCCTGGTGGCTGGCGGACCGGCGGATCGTACCGGCAAAATCAAGCCGAACGACAAAATCGTGGCCGTTGGCCAGGATGAAGAGGGTGAGATGGTGGATGTTGTGGGCTGGCGCCTCGACGACGTGGTCGACCTGATTCGCGGCTCGGCGGGCACGTTTGTACGTCTTGAAACCATCCCCACCGGTGGCGATGGTACCCATCGCACCATCCTGATCAAGCGCAGCAAGGTAAAACTCGAAGACCAGGCGGCAAAGAAAGCCATCTTTGAGTTCTCCGACGGCGAGGAAAACTTCAAGGTGGGGGTGATCAATCTGCCGACCTTCTACATCGACTTTGAAGCCTACCGACGCAGAGACCCGAATTACAAAAGCACCACCCGCGACGTGGCCCGGTTACTGGACGAACTGCAGAAAGAAGGCGTGGACGGCATTATTCTCGACCTGCGCAACAACGGCGGCGGCTCCCTGCAGGAAGCCACCATGCTCACCGACCTGTTTATTGACCAGGGCCCGGTGGTGCAGATCCGGCACGCCAACGAGCAGATTTCCCGCCACAACCGCTCGCGCTCGCGCGCCATGTACCGCGGCCCCCTGGTCGTGCTGATCAACCGCCTCTCGGCGTCGGCTTCGGAGATTTTTGCCGGTGCCATTCAGGACTACAACCGCGGTCTGGTGGTGGGCAATCAGTCTTTCGGTAAAGGTACGGTGCAGACCATGGCACCACTGAAAGACGGCCAGCTGAAAATCACCCAGTCCAAGTTCTATCGCGTATCTGGCGACAGCACCCAGCACGCGGGCGTATCGCCGGACATCAGCATGCCCCAGCTGATCGATAGCGAGAGCGTCGGCGAGAGTGCGTACGACACCGCTCTGCCCTGGGATCGTATTCACGCCGTTCGCCACGCGAAATATTTCAACCTGAAAGAAATGGTGCCGGACCTGGTGCGCAAACACGACAAGCGCACCGAATCCGATCCAGATTTCATCTACCTGCGGGCACAGTTCGATCATCAGACCGAGCGCGCCAATCGCAAGTCCGTTTCCCTGAATGAACAAGCCCGTATTCAGGAGCGGGAACAGATGAATCAGGAAATGCTCGCGCTGGAAAATCGTCGCCGTGAAGCCAAGGGGCTCGAACCCTATGAGAGCTTTGAGGCGCTGGAAAAGAGCGAGTCCGAAGATGTAGAGCCTGTCGGCGGCCCCGTGGAAATCACCCTAGAGGACGACCCGGTGTTGAATGAAGCGGGCTACATCATGGCGGACTTTATCGGCCTAAAAAAGCGCGCTAGCTCACCGCAGGTTGCGAACTTCGACTAA